A portion of the Equus quagga isolate Etosha38 chromosome 17, UCLA_HA_Equagga_1.0, whole genome shotgun sequence genome contains these proteins:
- the PRDX5 gene encoding peroxiredoxin-5, mitochondrial, which produces MLSRLCLLGRPTGSAVARAAAVQCAAAARAGGCLEGGGEWTLGATRGFRSAFAAMAPIKVGDAIPSVVVFEGDPANKVNLAELFKGKKGVLFGVPGAFTPGCSKTHLPGFVEQAAALKAKGVEVVACLTVNDVFVTEEWGRAHNTKGKVRLLADPTGAFGKETDLLLDDSLVSLFGNRRLKRFSMVIEDGIVKSLNVEPDGTGLTCSLAPNIISQL; this is translated from the exons ATGCTGTCGCGGCTGTGCCTCCTGGGCCGCCCAACCGGTTCAGCGGTGGCGCGGGCGGCCGCCGTCCAGTGTGCCGCAGCGGCGAGAGCAGGAGGGTGCCTGGAAGGAGGCGGGGAGTGGACGCTTGGCGCGACCCGCGGTTTCAGAAGCGCCTTCGCAGCCATGGCCCCAATCAAG GTGGGAGACGCCATTCCGTCAGTGGTGGTGTTTGAAGGGGACCCTGCGAACAAGGTCAACCTGGCGGAGCTGTTCAAGGGCAAGAAGGGGGTGCTGTTTGGAGTCCCGGGGGCCTTTACCCCCGGCTGTTCCAAG acccaCCTGCCAGGGTTTGTAGAGCAGGCTGCGGCCCTGAAGGCCAAAGGGGTCGAGGTGGTGGCGTGTCTGACTGTTAACGATGTCTTTGTGACTGAAGAGTGGGGACGAGCCCACAACACGAAAGGCAAG GTTCGGCTCCTGGCTGACCCCACTGGGGCCTTTGGAAAG GAGACAGATTTGTTACTAGATGATTCCTTGGTGTCCCTCTTTGGGAACCGACGGCTCAAGAG GTTCTCCATGGTGATAGAGGATGGCATAGTGAAGTCCCTGAACGTGGAACCGGACGGCACCGGCCTCACCTGCAGCCTCGCCCCCAACATCATCTCCCAGCTCTGA
- the CATSPERZ gene encoding cation channel sperm-associated auxiliary subunit zeta, with product MEDKPLKALDKSSGHRASGKSSQQDIRNLWTTATLSQPKLNVALSDVCEDSEGSSVSSRTRRWRKQTAGHDWDASWEALEDRKDKDSFKQEELDEHSLLELEMRLDSSVGSHVEDDDESRTGQCEKPSSVSSFNIVKHAHHRAYWMEQHNRLPLPLIEVMENEALEILTKAFRSYRSGIGRDHFLTKQLQRHIEGLKRRQNKRLHVSAH from the exons ATGGAGGACAAGCCTTTGAAA GCCTTGGACAAGTCTTCGGGCCACCGTGCCTCAGGCAAGTCGAGCCAGCAGGACATCCGGAATCTATGGACCACGGCCACGCTGTCGCAGCCGAAGCTGAACGTGGCGCTGTCCGATGTCTGCGAGGACTCGGAGGGCAGCAGCGTGAGCAGCAGGACCCGCCGGTGGCGCAAGCAGACGGCCGGCCACGACTGGGACGCCAGCTGGGAAGCGTTGGAGGACAGAAAGGACAAGGACAGCTTCAAGCAAGAGGAGCTGGATGAGCACTCCTTGCTGGAGCTGGAGATGCGCCTCGACAGCTCCGTGGGAAGCCATGTAGAGGACGACGACGAGTCCAGGACCGGTCAGTGTG aaAAGCCTTCCTCAGTGTCATCGTTCAATATTGTGAAGCACGCACACCATCGAGCCTACTGGATGGAGCAGCACAACAGG CTGCCACTGCCCCTAATAGAAGTCATGGAGAATGAAGCTCTGGAAATCCTCACCAAAGCCTTCCGGA GCTACCGGTCGGGGATTGGCCGGGACCACTTCCTGACCAAGCAGCTGCAGCGACACATCGAGGGGCTCAAGAGGCGCCAGAACAAGAGGCTGCACGTCTCGGCGCACTGA
- the KCNK4 gene encoding potassium channel subfamily K member 4, whose product MRSTTLLALLALVLLYLVSGALVFQALEQPHEQQAQRELGEVREKFLRAHPCVSDPDLGLFIKEVADALGGGANPDTNSTSNSNHSAWDLGSAFFFSGTIITTIGYGNAALRTDAGRIFCIFYALVGIPLFGILLAGVGDRLGSSLRRGIGHIEAIFLKWHVPPELVRVLSAVLFLLVGCLLFVLTPTFVFCYVEGWSKLEAIYFVVVTLTTVGFGDYVAGASPNQNSAAYQPLVWFWILLGLAYFASVLTTIGNWLRVVSRRTRAEMGGLTAQAASWTGTVTARVTQRAGPAAPPPPEKERPPLPPLPCPAQPAGRPLSPAPPEKAEPPSPPTASALDYPSENLAFIDESSDTQSERGCALPRAPRGRRRPPNPPRKPARPRGPGRARDKGVSD is encoded by the exons ATGCGCAGCACCACACTACTGGCCCTGCTGGCGCTGGTCCTGCTGTACTTGGTGTCCGGTGCCCTGGTGTTCCAGGCCCTGGAGCAGCCCCACGAGCAGCAGGCtcagagggagctgggggaggtcCGAGAGAAGTTCCTGAGAGCCCATCCCTGTGTGAGCGACCCGGACCTGGGGCTCTTCATCAAG GAAGTGGCTGATGCCCTGGGAGGGGGTGCGAACCCTGACACCAACTCAACCAGTAACAGCAACCACTCAGCCTGGGACCTGGGCAGCGCTTTCTTCTTCTCAggcaccatcatcaccaccatcg GCTACGGCAACGCGGCCCTGCGCACGGATGCCGGGCGCATCTTCTGCATCTTTTATGCTCTGGTGGGGATCCCGCTGTTCGGGATCCTGCTGGCAGGGGTCGGGGACCGGCTGGGCTCCTCCCTGCGCCGCGGCATTGGTCACATCGAAGCCATCTTCCTG AAGTGGCATGTGCCACCAGAGCTGGTGCGAGTGCTCTCCGCGGTGCTCTTCCTGCTGGTCGGCTGCCTGCTCTTTGTCCTCACGCCCACCTTTGTGTTCTGCTACGTGGAGGGCTGGAGCAAGCTGGAGGCCATCTACTTTGTCGTAGTGACGCTCACTACCGTGGGCTTCGGGGACTATGTGGCCG GCGCCAGCCCCAACCAGAACTCAGCAGCCTACCAGCCGCTGGTGTGGTTCTGGATCCTGCTCGGCCTGGCATACTTCGCCTCCGTGCTCACCACCATTGGGAACTGGCTGCGAGTAGTGTCCCGGCGCACCCGGGCAGAG ATGGGTGGCCTCACGGCGCAGGCCGCCAGCTGGACCGGCACCGTGACGGCGCGGGTGACCCAGCGAGCCGGGCCCGCCGCTCCACCGCCGCCGGAGAAGGAGCGGCCACCGCTGCCTCCACTGCCGTGCCCAGCGCAGCCCGCCGGCAGGCCCCTGTCCCCCGCGCCCCCGGAGAAGGCCGAGCCGCCCTCCCCGCCCACGGCCTCGGCGCTGGATTACCCCAGCGAGAACCTGGCCTTCATCGACGAGTCATCGGACACGCAGAGCGAGCGCGGCTGCGCGCTGCCCCGCGCGCCACGGGGTCGCCGCCGCCCCCCCAATCCCCCGAGGAAGCCTGCGCGGCCCCGGGGCCCCGGGCGCGCCCGGGACAAAGGCGTGTCCGACTAG
- the ESRRA gene encoding steroid hormone receptor ERR1: MRTAGPAPAVSWRKQSRKRPRCPFVSYKPPAAPPSEGTRRGGAARPEEAAEEGPPAAPGSPRRCVPLGPHACPPALPEPQVTSAMSSQVVGIEPLYIKAEPASPDSPKGSSETETEPPVALASGPAPTRCLPGHKEEEDGEGAGPGEQGGGKLVLSSLPKRLCLVCGDVASGYHYGVASCEACKAFFKRTIQGSIEYSCPASNECEITKRRRKACQACRFTKCLRVGMLKEGVRLDRVRGGRQKYKRRPEVDPLPFPGPFPAGPLAVAGGPRKTAPVNALVSHLLVVEPEKLYAMPDPAGPDGQLPAVATLCDLFDREIVVTISWAKSIPGFSSLSLSDQMSVLQSVWMEVLVLGVAQRSLPLQDELAFAEDLVLDEEGARAAGLGELGAALLQLVRRLQALRLEREEYVLLKALALANSDSVHIEDAEAVEQLREALHEALLEYEAGRAGPGGGAERRRAGRLLLTLPLLRQTAGKVLAHFYGVKLEGKVPMHKLFLEMLEAMMD, translated from the exons ATGCGCacggccggccccgcccccgctgTCAGCTGGAGGAAGCAGAGTAGGAAGCGGCCGCGATGTCCTTTTGTGTCCTACAAGCCGCCGGCGGCGCCGCCGAGTGAGGGGACGCGGCGCGGCGGGGCGGCGCGGCCCGAGGAGGCGGCGGAGGAGGGGCCGCCCGCGGCCCCCGGCTCACCCCGGCGCTGCGTGCCGCTCGGCCCCCATGCCTGCCCGCCCGCCCTGCCGGAGCCCCAG GTGACCAGCGCCATGTCCAGCCAGGTGGTGGGCATTGAGCCTCTCTACATCAAGGCAGAGCCAGCCAGCCCCGACAGCCCAAAGGGTTCCTCGGAGACCGAGACCGAGCCCCCCGTGGCCCTGGCCTCTGGCCCAGCTCCCACCCGCTGCCTCCCAGGccacaaggaggaggaggatggggagggcgCTGGGCCTGGCGAGCAGGGTGGTGGGAAGCTGGTACTCAGCTCCCTGCCCAAGCGCCTCTGCCTGGTCTGTGGGGACGTGGCCTCTGGCTACCACTATGGTGTGGCATCCTGTGAGGCCTGCAAAGCCTTCTTCAAGAGGACCATCCAGG GGAGCATCGAGTACAGCTGTCCGGCCTCCAATGAGTGCGAGATCACCAAGCGGAGACGCAAGGCCTGCCAGGCCTGTCGCTTCACCAAGTGCCTGCGGGTGGGCATGCTCAAGGAGG GGGTACGTCTGGACCGTGTCCGGGGTGGGCGACAGAAGTACAAGCGGCGGCCAGAGGTGGACCCGCTGCCCTTCCCTGGCCCCTTCCCTGCTGGACCCCTGGCAGTAGCTGGAGGCCCTCGGAAGACAG CCCCAGTGAACGCACTGGTGTCCCACCTGCTGGTGGTTGAGCCTGAGAAGCTGTATGCCATGCCCGACCCAGCGGGCCCTGATGGACAGCTCCCAGCCGTGGCTACCCTCTGTGACCTCTTTGACCGAGAGATCGTGGTCACCATCAGCTGGGCTAAGAGCATCCCAG gCTTCTCGTCACTGTCACTATCCGACCAGATGTCAGTCCTGCAGAGCGTGTGGATGGAGGTACTGGTGTTGGGCGTGGCCCAGCGCTCACTGCCACTGCAGGATGAGCTGGCCTTTGCTGAGGACCTGGTCCTGGACGAAGAGGGGGCGCGAGCAGCTGGCCTGGGGGAACTGGGGGCCGCCCTGCTGCAGCTGGTGCGGCGGCTGCAGGCCCTGCGGCTGGAGCGTGAGGAGTACGTCCTGCTGAAGGCCCTGGCCCTTGCCAATTCAG ACTCTGTACACATTGAAGATGCTGAGGCTGTGGAGCAGCTGCGGGAAGCTCTGCACGAGGCCCTGCTGGAGTATGAGGCGGGCCGGGCGGGCCCCGGAGGGGGTGCTGAGCGGCGGCGGGCAGGCAGGCTGCTGCTCACACTACCGCTCCTTCGCCAGACAGCGGGCAAAGTGCTGGCCCATTTCTATGGGGTGAAGCTGGAGGGCAAGGTGCCCATGCACAAGCTGTTCTTGGAGATGCTCGAGGCCATGATGGACTGA
- the TRMT112 gene encoding multifunctional methyltransferase subunit TRM112-like protein isoform X1 gives MGRQNGDSKRQHLFQKTRLRRGAAPEVMQTESRPPSGSGLARALWGNMKLLTHNLLSSHVRGVGPRGFPLRLQATEVRVSPVEFNPDFVARMIPKVEWAALLEAADTLHLAEVPREPIQGYERDEEFLRKMHHVLLEVDVLEGTLQCPESGRVFPISRGIPNMLLSDEETET, from the exons ATGGGCAGACAGAACGGGGACTCTAAGAGACAACACTTGTTTCAGAAGACGCG GCTACGGAGGGGAGCGGCTCCGGAAGTGATGCAGACGGAATCCCGGCCTCCTTCCGGTTCCGGCCTGGCGAGAGCGCTCTGGGGCAACATGAAGCTGCTCACCCACAACCTGCTGAGCTCGCACGTGCGGGGGGTGGGGCCCCGTGGCTTCCCCCTGCGCCTCCAG GCCACCGAGGTCCGCGTCAGCCCGGTGGAGTTCAACCCCGACTTCGTGGCGCGGATGATCCCCAAGGTGGAATGGGCGGCGCTTCTGGAGGCGGCGGACACC TTGCATCTGGCCGAGGTGCCCAGAGAGCCAATTCAGGGCTATGAGCGTGATGAGGAGTTTCTGAGGAAGATGCACCACGTGCTGCTGGAG GTGGACGTGTTGGAGGGCACCCTGCAATGCCCGGAGTCTGGACGTGTGTTCCCCATCAGCCGCGGCATCCCCAACATGCTGCTGAGCGATGAGGAGACCGAGACTTAA
- the TRMT112 gene encoding multifunctional methyltransferase subunit TRM112-like protein isoform X2, with the protein MPPAAGPDPTRPFKYLAFAEREKFQQLRPFRFARPSNRLRRGAAPEVMQTESRPPSGSGLARALWGNMKLLTHNLLSSHVRGVGPRGFPLRLQATEVRVSPVEFNPDFVARMIPKVEWAALLEAADTLHLAEVPREPIQGYERDEEFLRKMHHVLLEVDVLEGTLQCPESGRVFPISRGIPNMLLSDEETET; encoded by the exons ATGCCTCCAGCGGCAGGGCCCGATCCAACCAGGCCTTTCAAATACCTTGCCTTCGCCGAGCGCGAGAAGTTCCAGCAACTTCGCCCCTTCCGCTTCGCCCGGCCGTCCAATAGGCTACGGAGGGGAGCGGCTCCGGAAGTGATGCAGACGGAATCCCGGCCTCCTTCCGGTTCCGGCCTGGCGAGAGCGCTCTGGGGCAACATGAAGCTGCTCACCCACAACCTGCTGAGCTCGCACGTGCGGGGGGTGGGGCCCCGTGGCTTCCCCCTGCGCCTCCAG GCCACCGAGGTCCGCGTCAGCCCGGTGGAGTTCAACCCCGACTTCGTGGCGCGGATGATCCCCAAGGTGGAATGGGCGGCGCTTCTGGAGGCGGCGGACACC TTGCATCTGGCCGAGGTGCCCAGAGAGCCAATTCAGGGCTATGAGCGTGATGAGGAGTTTCTGAGGAAGATGCACCACGTGCTGCTGGAG GTGGACGTGTTGGAGGGCACCCTGCAATGCCCGGAGTCTGGACGTGTGTTCCCCATCAGCCGCGGCATCCCCAACATGCTGCTGAGCGATGAGGAGACCGAGACTTAA